From one Streptomyces mobaraensis genomic stretch:
- a CDS encoding glycosyltransferase family 2 protein → MSAHSDPPAHRPAPPAFDLTHPPAFPRHVVTAVLVAHDGARWLPDALAGLLGQERPVQRAVAADTGSDDDSARLLADALGADRVLHLARRAGFGTAVDEAVRATPAPTADDLPYLAGSSGWDPVSRTWRDDPHDPYGSPDAHDRDAEPVQWLWLLHDDCAPEPGALRELLRVADQEIAAGRPAAVLGPKLRSWYDRRQLLEVGVTVARGGRRWTGLDRREQDQGQHDQVRSVLSVSTAGMLVRRDVWEALGGFDPRLPLMRDDVDFCWRAHAAGHRVLVAPDAVLRHAEAASRERRPVDCVGRKPASPHRVDKAGAVYALLANTRAAALPYVLLRIVVGTLLSALGHLVGKVPGQALDELTGLGAVLLRPGRIRAARRRRAGAVDAKELRPLFPPPGATLRVVFEQLAAFFGGRSDPEARSAGRHGAVESGPGGDEADFLEIEQFARLRRIARKPAPVLFTVLLLVSAVACRGLYGGGALSGGALLPVPEGASDLWSLYADGWHAVGTGGTAGAPPYLAVLATLSTLLLGSPDLAVTLLLVCSVPLAGLTAYFASRPLVGSRPLRAWGSVAYAFLPAVTGALATGRLGTAVLAVLLPLLARAAVAASGFRSPGAQPVWRAVWTYALLLTVATAFTPLVWPLAVVLGLGVLALRARGGGLVPHALALLAVAATPLLVLAPWSLGLLTDPGRLLTEAGTEYGGGTGTPLRLLTADPGGPRTFGGLLFAGVLLAALGALLRADRRAAVGTAWTAALAALLCAALVNHTAWAGPALLVYGLALTAAAVVGAEGARERVAARSFGWRQPVAGLVALAAVAGPLAAAVAWAAGGAGGPLERRDPVQVPAFVAEAATTRDRARTLVLAQDPGHTAHLSYALVRGSGIRMGDDAVAPGRDARLDSVVADLVAGSGADQAARLAEYAVGFVLVRDGGARDLGAALDAAPGLTRLSQEGRTALWRVDRPVSRVSVVAEGAGPVAVPSGPVGARATIPAGKDGRVLRLADRAAPGWRATLDGHPLPRVTLDGWAQGFRLPAAGGRLALSYETPFGRTAWVWTQGLLAVVLVVLALPGRRRHVDDDLPDAVVPAAEPVSLPEQAPIGEGRRARRLRAAAEGRQGAAVEDGTAPPEPVPVSAPVSADPYEEPSADAYAAADPYAADPYAAAPAPQYAQGTPDAGWVTDPYSPYGTYGSYGSAAYPQETPQSYPDAYQGQGHHPGTYPETTGYEAPPAPGPYGVQDPYGYGSGGQGGHDTTYDAGHGLRRDGSDQQ, encoded by the coding sequence ATGTCCGCGCACAGCGATCCGCCGGCCCACCGGCCGGCACCCCCCGCGTTCGACCTCACTCACCCCCCGGCGTTCCCCCGCCACGTCGTCACCGCCGTGCTCGTGGCCCACGACGGCGCCCGCTGGCTGCCCGACGCGCTCGCCGGGCTGCTCGGCCAGGAGCGGCCCGTCCAGCGGGCCGTCGCCGCCGACACCGGGAGCGACGACGACTCGGCCCGGCTGCTCGCCGACGCGCTCGGCGCCGACCGCGTCCTGCACCTCGCCCGCCGCGCCGGCTTCGGCACCGCCGTCGACGAGGCGGTCCGCGCGACCCCCGCGCCCACCGCCGACGACCTCCCCTACCTCGCCGGCTCCAGCGGCTGGGACCCCGTCAGCCGTACCTGGCGCGACGACCCCCACGACCCCTACGGGTCCCCCGACGCGCATGACCGCGACGCCGAGCCCGTCCAGTGGCTCTGGCTGCTGCACGACGACTGCGCCCCCGAGCCCGGCGCCCTCCGCGAACTGCTGCGCGTCGCCGACCAGGAGATCGCCGCCGGCCGGCCCGCCGCCGTCCTCGGCCCCAAGCTCCGCAGCTGGTACGACCGCAGGCAGCTCCTCGAAGTGGGCGTCACCGTCGCCCGCGGCGGCCGCCGCTGGACCGGCCTCGACCGCCGCGAACAGGACCAGGGCCAGCACGACCAGGTGCGGTCCGTCCTCTCCGTCTCCACCGCGGGCATGCTCGTCCGGCGGGACGTCTGGGAGGCGCTCGGCGGCTTCGACCCCCGGCTGCCCCTGATGCGCGACGACGTCGACTTCTGCTGGCGCGCCCACGCCGCCGGCCACCGCGTCCTCGTCGCCCCCGACGCCGTCCTCCGGCACGCCGAGGCGGCCTCCCGCGAGCGCCGCCCGGTCGACTGCGTCGGCCGCAAGCCGGCCTCCCCGCACCGCGTCGACAAGGCGGGCGCCGTCTACGCGCTGCTCGCCAACACCCGCGCCGCGGCGCTCCCCTACGTACTGCTGCGGATCGTCGTCGGCACCCTGCTGAGCGCCCTCGGCCACCTCGTCGGCAAGGTCCCCGGCCAGGCCCTCGACGAACTCACCGGCCTGGGCGCGGTACTGCTGCGCCCCGGCCGGATCCGCGCCGCCCGGAGGCGCCGCGCCGGCGCCGTCGACGCCAAGGAGCTGCGGCCCCTCTTCCCCCCGCCGGGCGCCACCCTCAGGGTCGTGTTCGAGCAGCTGGCGGCCTTCTTCGGCGGCCGGTCCGACCCCGAGGCGCGGTCGGCTGGGCGGCACGGCGCCGTCGAGTCCGGGCCCGGCGGCGACGAGGCGGACTTCCTGGAGATCGAGCAGTTCGCGCGGCTGCGGCGGATCGCCCGCAAGCCCGCGCCCGTCCTCTTCACCGTCCTGCTGCTGGTCTCCGCCGTCGCCTGCCGCGGGCTGTACGGCGGCGGCGCGCTCTCCGGCGGCGCCCTGCTGCCCGTGCCGGAGGGCGCGTCCGACCTGTGGTCGCTGTACGCGGACGGCTGGCACGCCGTCGGCACCGGCGGCACCGCGGGCGCCCCGCCCTACCTCGCGGTGCTCGCGACCCTGTCCACCCTGCTCCTCGGCTCGCCGGACCTCGCCGTCACCCTGCTGCTCGTCTGCTCGGTCCCGCTGGCCGGGCTGACCGCCTACTTCGCCTCCCGCCCGCTCGTCGGCTCCCGGCCGCTGCGGGCCTGGGGCAGCGTCGCCTACGCGTTCCTGCCCGCCGTCACCGGCGCCCTCGCGACCGGCCGGCTGGGCACGGCCGTCCTCGCGGTCCTGCTGCCGCTGCTCGCCCGGGCCGCCGTCGCCGCCAGCGGGTTCCGCTCACCCGGCGCCCAGCCGGTGTGGCGCGCCGTCTGGACGTACGCCCTGCTCCTGACCGTCGCCACCGCGTTCACCCCGCTCGTGTGGCCGCTCGCCGTCGTGCTCGGCCTCGGCGTCCTCGCGCTGCGCGCCCGGGGCGGCGGGCTCGTGCCGCACGCGCTCGCCCTGCTCGCCGTCGCCGCCACCCCGCTGCTCGTCCTCGCGCCCTGGTCGCTCGGGCTGCTCACGGACCCCGGCCGGCTCCTCACCGAGGCGGGGACGGAGTACGGCGGCGGCACCGGCACCCCGCTGCGCCTGCTCACCGCCGACCCGGGCGGGCCCCGGACGTTCGGCGGGCTGCTGTTCGCCGGCGTCCTGCTCGCCGCGCTCGGCGCGCTGCTCCGCGCCGACCGGCGGGCCGCGGTGGGCACCGCCTGGACGGCGGCCCTCGCCGCGCTGCTCTGCGCGGCGCTCGTCAACCACACGGCGTGGGCCGGGCCCGCCCTCCTGGTGTACGGCCTGGCGCTGACCGCCGCCGCCGTGGTCGGCGCCGAGGGGGCCCGCGAGCGGGTCGCCGCCAGGAGCTTCGGCTGGCGGCAGCCCGTCGCCGGGCTCGTCGCCCTCGCCGCGGTCGCGGGCCCGCTCGCCGCCGCCGTGGCGTGGGCGGCCGGCGGGGCCGGGGGGCCGCTGGAGCGGCGCGACCCCGTGCAGGTCCCGGCGTTCGTCGCCGAGGCGGCGACCACCCGCGACCGGGCGCGGACCCTGGTCCTCGCCCAGGACCCCGGGCACACCGCGCACCTCTCCTACGCGCTCGTCCGCGGGTCCGGGATCCGGATGGGCGACGACGCGGTGGCGCCCGGCCGGGACGCGCGACTGGACTCCGTCGTCGCCGACCTCGTCGCCGGCTCCGGCGCCGACCAGGCCGCCCGGCTCGCCGAGTACGCCGTCGGCTTCGTCCTGGTCCGCGACGGCGGCGCCAGGGACCTGGGCGCCGCCCTGGACGCCGCCCCCGGCCTCACCCGGCTCAGCCAGGAGGGGCGCACCGCGCTGTGGCGGGTCGACCGGCCCGTCTCCCGGGTGAGCGTCGTCGCCGAGGGCGCCGGCCCGGTGGCCGTCCCCTCGGGACCCGTAGGGGCCCGGGCGACGATCCCCGCGGGGAAGGACGGCCGGGTGCTGCGCCTCGCCGACCGGGCGGCGCCCGGCTGGCGGGCCACCCTCGACGGGCACCCGCTGCCGCGCGTCACCCTCGACGGCTGGGCACAGGGCTTCCGGCTCCCGGCCGCGGGTGGCCGGCTGGCGCTCTCCTACGAGACGCCGTTCGGCCGGACCGCGTGGGTGTGGACGCAGGGGCTGCTCGCCGTCGTCCTGGTCGTGCTGGCCCTGCCGGGGCGCCGCCGGCACGTCGACGACGACCTGCCCGACGCGGTGGTGCCCGCCGCGGAGCCCGTGTCCCTGCCCGAGCAGGCGCCGATCGGGGAGGGCCGCCGGGCCCGCCGGCTGCGCGCCGCGGCCGAGGGACGGCAGGGCGCGGCGGTGGAGGACGGAACCGCTCCGCCGGAGCCGGTGCCGGTGTCCGCGCCGGTCTCGGCCGACCCTTACGAGGAGCCCTCGGCGGACGCGTACGCGGCGGCGGACCCGTACGCGGCGGATCCGTACGCCGCGGCGCCCGCCCCGCAGTACGCCCAGGGGACGCCGGACGCCGGCTGGGTGACCGACCCTTACTCCCCTTACGGCACCTACGGGTCGTACGGGTCCGCCGCGTACCCCCAGGAGACTCCGCAGTCCTACCCGGACGCGTACCAGGGACAGGGCCACCACCCCGGCACCTACCCGGAGACCACCGGGTACGAGGCCCCGCCCGCCCCCGGCCCCTACGGCGTCCAGGACCCGTACGGGTACGGAAGCGGCGGTCAGGGCGGCCACGACACGACGTACGACGCCGGCCACGGCCTCCGCCGCGACGGGAGCGACCAGCAGTGA
- a CDS encoding DUF3499 domain-containing protein, whose protein sequence is MSRRGPLKSAVPSHVVSPVRRCSRTACGRPAVATLTYVYADSTAVLGPLATYAEPHCYDLCAEHSERLTAPRGWEVVRLAVDTGPARRSSDDLEALANAVREAARPQERAAGGGPGAGSVGSQVKGPVGPSTREVNPMEVARRGHLRVLRSPDS, encoded by the coding sequence GTGAGTCGTCGCGGCCCGCTCAAGAGTGCGGTACCGTCCCACGTCGTGAGCCCTGTACGTCGCTGTTCGCGCACCGCGTGTGGCCGCCCGGCCGTCGCGACGCTGACGTACGTCTACGCCGATTCGACCGCCGTCCTCGGCCCGCTCGCCACCTACGCCGAACCCCACTGCTACGACCTGTGCGCCGAGCACTCGGAGCGGTTGACGGCCCCCCGCGGGTGGGAGGTCGTCCGGCTCGCCGTGGACACCGGTCCCGCCCGTCGCAGCAGTGACGACCTCGAAGCGCTGGCCAACGCCGTTCGGGAGGCGGCCCGTCCGCAGGAGCGCGCCGCGGGCGGCGGGCCCGGCGCCGGATCCGTCGGCAGCCAGGTGAAGGGGCCCGTCGGACCCAGCACGCGCGAGGTCAACCCGATGGAGGTCGCCCGCCGGGGCCACCTCAGGGTGCTGCGCTCGCCCGACTCCTGA
- a CDS encoding metallopeptidase family protein, which produces MDSPDSPVPPPAGPPGRRPRHRDRHGRGMRGPIAPPQVPLSVSRAEAFVDLVHDSAERLERRWPQLASVDFVVREVPVPGEDGEPGEALFLDGGSVPLGRYVAARGDDPDRIVIYRRPVEIRTKNRDDRALLVHEVVVEQVAELLGLAPESVDPRYGQD; this is translated from the coding sequence ATGGACAGCCCCGACAGCCCCGTACCTCCACCGGCCGGTCCGCCCGGCCGGCGCCCGCGCCACCGCGACCGGCACGGCCGCGGCATGCGCGGTCCGATCGCCCCGCCGCAGGTCCCGCTGTCGGTGAGCCGGGCCGAGGCGTTCGTCGACCTCGTCCACGATTCGGCGGAGCGGCTGGAGCGCCGCTGGCCGCAACTGGCGTCGGTGGACTTCGTGGTGCGTGAGGTGCCCGTGCCGGGCGAGGACGGTGAGCCGGGCGAGGCGCTGTTCCTCGACGGCGGCTCGGTCCCGCTCGGCCGGTACGTCGCGGCGCGCGGCGACGACCCCGACCGGATCGTCATCTACCGCCGCCCGGTGGAGATCCGCACCAAGAACCGCGACGACCGCGCGCTGCTGGTGCACGAGGTCGTCGTCGAGCAGGTAGCCGAACTGCTGGGCCTGGCCCCGGAGTCGGTGGACCCGCGCTACGGACAGGACTGA
- a CDS encoding DUF5719 family protein, protein MGRTALSLFATAAALAAVAGVAVVAAPSGDAGSGPGSGTARAAGSAARMPVQRSAVVCPAPTSSEVAETTYTAFSPGAPASAKAAAGGRDARRPADLLPVTTTKSQAPAKKSEKGEKGEKGEKKKEGGGKATGTGPVLTLKAPGAPATATTDRSDAPALLGSAEGPLAPGYTVRQTTAVAAGSGRGLHGLTCAPADTSFWFPGVSTAKGRQDYVHLTNPDPAAAAVVDLELHGKDGRVAAPAGEGITVPPRSSVPVLLSTLTDTPADTLTLHVTARSGRVGAAVQASDEKQGGDWLPASEPAAAAVLPGIPADATSVRLVAFAPGADDADLTLRFAGPTGSITPAGHETLHVRSGTTETAELDGVARGEAGSLLLTAEDGGKVVAGLRVTRGKGDKQETAFLPAAGPVGARGTVADDRAKGTSLSLAAPGAEARVKVTAWAAGGGTPAGRTYTVRSGTTLTVEPPVPGGGKGGYALTVETVSGGPVHAARTLTLPQDGVPAFTVQPVPDDRSTVEVPAVRSDLTTVTR, encoded by the coding sequence GTGGGGCGTACGGCCCTTTCCCTGTTCGCGACGGCGGCGGCGCTGGCCGCCGTCGCGGGTGTCGCGGTGGTCGCCGCGCCCTCGGGCGACGCCGGGAGCGGCCCCGGCTCCGGAACCGCCCGGGCGGCGGGATCCGCCGCCCGGATGCCCGTCCAGCGCTCGGCCGTGGTCTGCCCGGCGCCCACCTCCTCCGAGGTGGCGGAGACGACGTACACGGCGTTCTCCCCCGGAGCCCCCGCGTCCGCCAAGGCGGCCGCCGGCGGCCGGGACGCGCGGCGGCCCGCCGACCTGCTGCCGGTGACGACGACGAAGAGCCAGGCGCCGGCGAAGAAGAGCGAGAAGGGCGAGAAGGGCGAGAAGGGCGAGAAGAAAAAGGAGGGCGGCGGCAAGGCGACCGGGACCGGCCCCGTCCTGACCCTCAAGGCCCCCGGCGCCCCCGCGACCGCCACCACCGACCGCTCCGACGCCCCCGCCCTCCTCGGCTCCGCCGAGGGACCGCTCGCCCCCGGCTACACCGTGCGGCAGACCACGGCCGTCGCGGCCGGCAGCGGGCGCGGCCTGCACGGGCTGACGTGCGCGCCGGCCGACACGTCGTTCTGGTTCCCGGGCGTCTCCACGGCCAAGGGCCGCCAGGACTACGTGCACCTCACCAACCCCGACCCCGCCGCGGCGGCCGTCGTCGACCTGGAACTGCACGGCAAGGACGGCCGCGTCGCGGCACCCGCCGGCGAGGGCATCACCGTCCCGCCGCGCTCGTCGGTGCCCGTCCTGCTGAGCACCCTGACCGACACCCCCGCCGACACCCTCACCCTGCACGTCACCGCCCGCTCCGGACGGGTCGGCGCGGCCGTGCAGGCGTCCGACGAGAAGCAGGGCGGCGACTGGCTGCCCGCCTCCGAGCCGGCCGCGGCCGCCGTCCTCCCGGGCATCCCGGCCGACGCCACCTCCGTGCGGCTCGTCGCCTTCGCCCCCGGCGCCGACGACGCCGACCTCACACTCCGCTTCGCGGGCCCCACCGGCTCGATCACCCCGGCGGGCCACGAGACGCTGCACGTCAGGAGCGGCACCACGGAGACGGCCGAACTGGACGGCGTGGCCCGGGGCGAGGCCGGCTCGCTGCTGCTCACCGCCGAGGACGGCGGGAAGGTCGTCGCCGGGCTGCGGGTGACCCGCGGCAAGGGGGACAAGCAGGAGACGGCGTTCCTCCCGGCGGCCGGGCCGGTCGGCGCCCGCGGCACGGTGGCGGACGACCGGGCCAAGGGCACCTCGCTGTCCCTGGCCGCGCCCGGTGCGGAGGCGCGGGTCAAGGTCACGGCGTGGGCGGCCGGCGGCGGGACCCCGGCCGGCCGGACGTACACCGTCCGGTCCGGCACCACGCTCACGGTGGAGCCGCCGGTTCCGGGCGGCGGCAAGGGCGGGTACGCGCTCACGGTGGAGACGGTCTCCGGCGGGCCGGTGCACGCCGCCCGGACACTGACCCTCCCGCAGGACGGCGTCCCGGCGTTCACCGTGCAGCCGGTCCCGGACGACCGCTCCACGGTGGAGGTGCCCGCGGTGCGCTCCGACCTGACGACGGTCACGCGCTAG